One Archangium violaceum genomic window, TTTCTATGTGGGCAAGGCCGACACGAGCCTCTTCAACGAGGCCTCGCAGGTGGTGCTGGTGCGCGACGGCGAGCGCACCGTGGTCACCATGTCCAACGACTACAAGGGCGCGCTCACGGACTTCGCGCTGGTGGTGCCCGTGCCCGTGGTGCTCAAGCGCGAGCAGCTCCACGTGGGCGAGCGCAAGTATATCGAGCGGCTGGACGCCTACTCCGCGCCACGGCTGGTGGAGTACTTCGACGAGGATCCGTGCGCCGAGCGGATGGTGGTCTTGCAGGAGTCGCTGCCGGCCGCCGTGCCCGCGGGAGCGGGGATGGACGCGGTCCGGCGCAAGAGCCTGGGCGTGACGGTGGAGGCGCAGTACACCGTCGGCGAGTACGACATCCTCATCCTGTCGGCGAAGGAGTCGGAGGGGCTGGAGACGTGGCTGCGCGAGAGCGGCTACAAGATTCCGCCGAAGGCCGCGAAGGCGCTGGCGCCGTACATCAAGCAGGACATGAAGTTCTTCGTGGCGAAGGTGAACCTGAAGGTGCAGAAGGCCACGGGCTTCAACTACCTGCGTCCGCTGCAGATGGCGTACGAGTCGAAGAAGTTCATGCTGCCCATCCGGCTGGGGATGGCGAACGCGCGGGGGCCGCAGGATCTGGTCATCTACGCGATGACGCGGCAGGGGCGGGTGGAGTCGTCCAACTACCGCACGGTGAAGGTGCCGAGCGACATGGACATCCCGGTGTTCGTGAAGGACGAGTTCAAGCAGTTCTACCCGGCGCTCTTCGAGAAGGCGCACGAGCGGGAGGAGAAGCGCGCCCTCTTCACCGAGTACGTCTGGGACATGGGTTGGTGCGACCCGTGCGCGGCGGATCCGCTCAGCCCCGAGGAGCTGCGCAACCTGGGCGTGTTCTGGCTGGACGAGCAGAACCCGAACGGGATGGGAGGGGGCTCGCAGGTGGTGCTCACGCGACTGCACGCGCGCTACGACGGCGAGCACTTCCCGGAGGACCTGGTGTTCCAGGTGACGAACGACCGGCAGAACTTCCAGGCGCGGTACGTGCTGCGGCACGCCTTCAAGGGGCCGCTGGAGTGTGAGGCGGGCCAGCGGTACCTGACCGAGCTGGACAAGCGTCACCAGCGGGAGGCGGAGACGCTGGCGAATCTCACGGGCTGGGAGCTGGGCACCATCACGAAGAAGATGGGGGACGACGCGCCAGGGAAGAAGACCGGGGGAAGCAAGCCGCAGGAGCCCTGGTACAAGCGGCTCTGGAAGTAAGAGGCGAGTGGTTCATCCCGCGTCTGGGACTCCACCGTCCTGCGGTGAGTTCCACATGGCTTCAAATTCAGAGGAGACGCCGGGTTCGGCTTTGACCCGTCGGCGTCCGGCATCGGGCGTTTCCGGCTCGATGGGGCCCGAGGGTTGGCCCTCCACAAGGCGTCGGAGAATACGGCCGTCTGCACTGATGGCGTACATCATGCCCTCGCCAAACCCTGGTGGGTATTGGTATCCGCAATATGCGTAGTTCCAGGTGATCAAGACAAAGATGATGTTTCCCTGGCGGATGACCCGGTAGAGCTGCGCCTCCTTCCTGCTTGGACAAGGTATGTCCCTGTCGTCTGAGGGAAGATAATCATTGGAGGCAATGACAAGGGCCCGGAGCATCTCGCCGTCCAGCTCATATGGCTCGCCTTTCGCACCGACCTCGACAGCAACATGTTTGAAGAATTCTGGAAAGACGATGGATTTATCTTCCTCCAGTGGCGCTCGGTGAGGAAACAGGCTCCGCACGTACCCGCATCCCAGGAGCGTGACGGCGAGCACGAGAGAAATCCATCGCATCTTCATACAGCGTCCTCGAAAGGGTTGGGTGGGAGGGTGCTATTCGCTGATGATGGTGGGCTTGTTGTCACTGGTCCAACTGACCGTGCCAATCTTCTCTTTCTCCCATTCGCCATCCGTGTTCATCCACTTCAGCAGCTCACTGGTTGCTGGAATGTATTGGTAGAAGCCATCGCAGGTGGGGTTCTGGCTGTCTTTCGAATTGGAGAAGAATGCGACGACAGAGAGAGGGACTGTCCTGTTTCCTGCTTCTGCGATCAGCTCGTGAGCATTTACCATGGCAATGGCGAAGTTGATGTCCACTATGGAGATCTCACCCGCGAAGGGATGATTGTGGAGAAGGAAGATGTATTTGATGCTGCTCGGCGGGTAGCGAGGATCGTCCACATACGGAGGCAGCAGGCAGCTTGCTTCCCTCCGCAGAGCGCTGCCTGGGATTGACAGGTCCGTCAGCATACTCAACTCATACTTGTGCTCTGGGGTGTAGTAGAGCCAGGCGCAGTATTCGGTGGAGACTCGCAGGGCCAGCTGGGGATCCCGCTCCTGGAGGTGGACGGTGGGGATCCATGGCCCTGGGTGACGAACACGCCAGTCCAACGAGGAGCGGAACCAGGAGCGGGACACACTGCTTCATGGGTCCACTCTACGGGTTGCTTCGCGTTCGTGGAGCCATTTCGCCCTGGCTCCGGCCCACGCGCGGGGCCCTCGAGGGGGCCGCTCCGCGCGTGGGTCCGCGGGCCCGGCTCAGCCGGCGCCCTTCTCCTTGGCCTGCTCCTTGGCCCAGGTGTCCTTCAGCGTCACGGTGCGGTTGAACACCGGCGCTCCAGGCCTCGAGTCCGAGTCCACGCAGAAGTAACCCAGGCGCTCGAACTGGAAGCGCTCGCCCTCCTGCGCCGAGCCCAACGACGGCTCCAGCTTCGCCCCCTGGAGGATCTCCAGCGAGTTCGGGTTGAGGTTCTGCTTGTAGTCGAAGCTCGCCGCCGCCTTTGGATCCTTCGGGGCGCGATCCGGCTCGGCCACGTTGAAGAGCCGGTCGAACATGCGCACCTCGGCGTTCACCGCGTGCTGCGCGGACACC contains:
- a CDS encoding DUF2330 domain-containing protein, with product MRFRLLAASLTAGWVSLAAPAAEAFCGFYVGKADTSLFNEASQVVLVRDGERTVVTMSNDYKGALTDFALVVPVPVVLKREQLHVGERKYIERLDAYSAPRLVEYFDEDPCAERMVVLQESLPAAVPAGAGMDAVRRKSLGVTVEAQYTVGEYDILILSAKESEGLETWLRESGYKIPPKAAKALAPYIKQDMKFFVAKVNLKVQKATGFNYLRPLQMAYESKKFMLPIRLGMANARGPQDLVIYAMTRQGRVESSNYRTVKVPSDMDIPVFVKDEFKQFYPALFEKAHEREEKRALFTEYVWDMGWCDPCAADPLSPEELRNLGVFWLDEQNPNGMGGGSQVVLTRLHARYDGEHFPEDLVFQVTNDRQNFQARYVLRHAFKGPLECEAGQRYLTELDKRHQREAETLANLTGWELGTITKKMGDDAPGKKTGGSKPQEPWYKRLWK